The bacterium YEK0313 genome includes a region encoding these proteins:
- the mepA_4 gene encoding Penicillin-insensitive murein endopeptidase precursor: protein MIRLSPARPGLFSRLLLPALAAAVLAAPAAAQDRGTLTPRVLPPLANPADPNLPAKEIFGRATAAAPMEARSFGFYSRGCLAGAVALPVNGETWQVMRLSRNRMWGHPEMIRFLERFARRVPQVSNWPGILVGDISQPRGGPMLTGHASHQIGLDADIWLTPMPRRELSREEREMTSAINMVRSDRRDIDPSTWTPQHLAVIRAAATDPRVERVLVNAAIKKALCREATGNRSWLSKVRPVPGHNYHMHVRIACPAGSPSCRPQDPPPTSDGCGADLDWWFTDEVLHPRPNPNWRPPPPITMAGLPEACRQVVVAR, encoded by the coding sequence ATGATCCGTCTCAGCCCTGCCCGACCCGGCCTGTTTTCAAGGTTGCTGCTGCCGGCGCTGGCCGCCGCCGTGCTCGCCGCGCCCGCGGCGGCGCAGGACCGCGGCACGCTGACGCCGCGCGTCCTGCCGCCGCTCGCCAATCCCGCCGACCCGAACCTGCCGGCCAAGGAGATCTTCGGCCGGGCCACGGCGGCCGCGCCGATGGAGGCGCGCTCCTTCGGCTTCTATTCGCGCGGCTGCCTCGCCGGCGCGGTGGCGTTGCCTGTCAACGGCGAGACCTGGCAGGTGATGCGCCTGTCGCGCAACCGCATGTGGGGCCATCCGGAGATGATCCGCTTCCTGGAGCGCTTCGCGCGGCGGGTGCCGCAGGTGTCGAACTGGCCGGGCATCCTCGTCGGCGACATCTCGCAGCCGCGCGGCGGCCCGATGCTGACCGGCCATGCCTCGCACCAGATCGGCCTCGACGCCGACATCTGGCTGACCCCCATGCCGCGCCGCGAGCTCTCCCGCGAGGAGCGCGAAATGACCTCGGCGATCAACATGGTGCGCAGCGACCGGCGCGACATCGATCCGTCAACCTGGACGCCGCAACACCTCGCGGTGATCCGGGCGGCGGCGACCGATCCGCGCGTCGAGCGCGTGCTGGTCAATGCCGCGATCAAGAAGGCGCTGTGTCGCGAGGCGACCGGCAACCGGTCATGGCTGTCCAAGGTACGGCCGGTGCCCGGGCACAATTACCACATGCATGTGCGCATCGCCTGCCCGGCCGGGTCGCCCTCCTGCCGGCCGCAGGACCCGCCGCCGACCTCCGACGGCTGCGGCGCCGATCTCGACTGGTGGTTCACCGACGAGGTGCTGCATCCCCGCCCCAATCCGAACTGGCGCCCGCCGCCGCCGATCACCATGGCCGGCCTGCCGGAAGCCTGTCGCCAAGTGGTCGTAGCGAGGTAG
- a CDS encoding Major Facilitator Superfamily protein translates to MANTITSDRPSDHPSSWRTPFVVILCGCLIGLLSFGPRSVLGMFLMPISLENGWTRDVLSLTIAVQNLMWGIGQPFAGAIADRFGTVKVFWAGTLMYAAGLAVMALPLPPLAMHVLSGTLVGLGLAGVSFNLVLACFTKLLPEAKRPMALGLGTAASSFGQFVFAPLTPLLIDTLGWQGALLAFSAVVGLIIPLALALATDPKAGIGAGTGEEQSVAATMKTAFGHRSYIYLVLGFFTCGFQLAFITTHYPPYLADLKMPAWVAGLALALIGLFNIVGSLTAGWLSGRMSKRWLLVWIYFARGAAVLMLLLLPPSPALALGFAALMGLLWLSTVPPTSGLVALMFGTRYMAMLYGFVFFSHQVGGFLGVWLGGVLYERTGSYDIVWWLSVLFCVGSALVNIPIKEEPFRRPAMVPAE, encoded by the coding sequence ATGGCGAATACCATCACGTCCGACCGGCCCTCCGATCATCCCTCGTCCTGGCGGACGCCCTTCGTCGTCATCCTCTGCGGCTGCCTGATCGGCCTTCTGTCCTTCGGCCCGCGCTCCGTGCTCGGCATGTTCCTCATGCCGATCTCGCTCGAGAACGGCTGGACGCGCGACGTGCTGTCGCTGACGATTGCCGTGCAGAACCTGATGTGGGGCATCGGCCAGCCCTTCGCCGGCGCCATCGCCGACCGGTTCGGCACGGTCAAGGTGTTCTGGGCCGGCACGCTCATGTATGCCGCGGGCCTCGCCGTCATGGCCCTGCCGCTGCCGCCGCTCGCCATGCACGTGCTCTCCGGCACGCTGGTCGGCCTCGGCCTTGCCGGCGTCTCGTTCAACCTGGTGCTCGCCTGTTTCACCAAGCTCCTGCCGGAGGCCAAGCGGCCGATGGCGCTCGGCCTCGGCACCGCCGCCTCGTCCTTCGGCCAGTTCGTCTTCGCTCCGCTCACGCCGCTGCTGATCGACACGCTCGGCTGGCAGGGCGCACTCCTCGCCTTTTCCGCCGTGGTCGGCCTGATCATTCCGCTGGCGCTGGCGCTCGCCACCGATCCGAAGGCCGGCATCGGCGCCGGCACGGGCGAGGAGCAGAGCGTCGCCGCCACCATGAAGACCGCCTTCGGCCATCGCAGCTACATCTATCTGGTGCTCGGCTTCTTCACCTGCGGCTTCCAGCTCGCCTTCATCACCACCCACTATCCGCCCTATCTCGCCGACCTGAAAATGCCGGCCTGGGTGGCGGGCCTGGCGCTGGCGCTCATCGGCCTCTTCAACATCGTCGGTTCGCTCACCGCCGGCTGGCTGTCCGGCCGCATGTCCAAGCGCTGGCTGCTGGTCTGGATCTATTTCGCCCGCGGCGCCGCCGTGCTCATGCTGCTGCTGCTGCCGCCGAGCCCGGCGCTGGCGCTCGGTTTCGCCGCGCTGATGGGCCTGCTCTGGCTCTCCACCGTGCCGCCGACCTCGGGCCTCGTCGCATTGATGTTCGGCACGCGCTACATGGCCATGCTCTACGGCTTCGTCTTCTTCTCCCACCAGGTCGGCGGCTTCCTCGGCGTCTGGCTCGGCGGCGTGCTCTACGAGCGCACCGGCTCCTACGACATCGTCTGGTGGCTGAGCGTCCTGTTCTGCGTCGGCTCGGCGCTGGTCAACATTCCGATCAAGGAAGAGCCGTTCCGCCGGCCGGCCATGGTGCCGGCCGAATGA
- the sleB gene encoding Spore cortex-lytic enzyme precursor: MRALRWRSASGIRSAALVPGLAGSLLLLSCQQIAYQDLVSYLAERSGVDQTWRRHVASLVRPNMAMASFAFANPLPRDPVEPTRLLARFDPRGTAGADPRAAGGRQVAPAVGAGAGRVVVYPEVNRDAKSDLLVERTRLRPSFTRGEPTGTLLEAPGDLTTVARFTRGPLQDPAAGPAAEPADTEHSPLALGGVQLAAVAPEASLDDRAPAERLGLGAPDLTPAETAAIVDPPAAPAPEETRVDPDRRFATALAADRAGIAIVGEGPLARTGAGFGAPAVPLENEPFRVAATHEPVAGFDPVLNSLALDRRGDRTEAGLARARLAPGALELGTVPPARITRMGHPALQLGLAGAALARAQKCLSEAVYWESRSEPERGQMAVAQVVVNRAVSGFYPRDICGVVYQNAHRYLACQFTFACEGRRSLVPTEAEPWSQASRIARDMLAGRTWIPEVGHATHYHATYVRPWWARSMNRLQQIGVHVFYRPRQWEPLPQVQLARDPGHES; this comes from the coding sequence ATGCGTGCCTTGCGTTGGCGTTCTGCGTCCGGAATCCGGTCGGCGGCCCTCGTGCCCGGCCTTGCCGGCTCGCTGCTGCTCCTGTCGTGCCAGCAGATCGCTTATCAGGATCTCGTCAGCTATCTCGCCGAACGTTCGGGCGTCGACCAGACGTGGCGGCGCCATGTCGCGAGCCTGGTCCGGCCGAACATGGCCATGGCGAGCTTCGCCTTCGCCAATCCCCTGCCGCGCGATCCGGTCGAGCCGACGCGGCTGCTTGCGCGCTTCGACCCGCGCGGCACCGCCGGGGCTGATCCACGGGCGGCCGGCGGCCGCCAGGTCGCGCCGGCGGTCGGCGCCGGCGCCGGCCGGGTGGTCGTCTATCCCGAGGTCAACCGCGACGCCAAGAGCGACCTCCTCGTCGAGCGCACGCGGCTGCGGCCGAGCTTCACGCGGGGCGAGCCGACAGGCACGCTGCTGGAGGCGCCCGGCGACCTGACGACGGTGGCCCGTTTCACCCGCGGACCGCTGCAGGATCCCGCCGCGGGGCCCGCCGCAGAACCGGCCGACACCGAACATTCGCCGCTGGCGCTCGGCGGCGTCCAGCTCGCCGCGGTCGCGCCGGAGGCGAGCCTCGACGACCGCGCGCCGGCCGAACGCCTTGGTCTCGGCGCGCCGGACCTGACCCCGGCCGAGACCGCCGCGATCGTCGATCCGCCGGCGGCTCCCGCGCCGGAGGAGACGCGGGTCGATCCCGACCGGCGTTTCGCCACAGCGCTCGCCGCGGACCGCGCCGGCATCGCGATCGTCGGCGAAGGGCCGCTCGCCCGCACCGGCGCCGGTTTCGGCGCGCCGGCCGTGCCGCTCGAGAACGAACCCTTCCGCGTCGCCGCCACCCATGAGCCGGTGGCCGGGTTCGACCCCGTCCTGAACAGCCTCGCCCTCGACCGGCGCGGCGACCGGACCGAAGCGGGACTGGCGCGGGCAAGACTCGCCCCCGGCGCGCTCGAGCTCGGCACCGTGCCGCCGGCGCGGATCACCCGCATGGGCCATCCCGCGCTGCAGCTCGGCCTTGCCGGTGCCGCCCTGGCGCGGGCGCAGAAATGCCTGTCGGAAGCGGTCTACTGGGAATCGCGCTCGGAGCCCGAGCGCGGCCAGATGGCCGTGGCTCAGGTCGTGGTCAACCGCGCCGTCTCCGGCTTCTATCCGCGCGACATCTGCGGCGTCGTCTACCAGAACGCCCATCGCTATCTCGCCTGCCAGTTCACCTTCGCCTGCGAGGGCCGGCGCAGCCTGGTGCCGACCGAGGCCGAGCCCTGGAGCCAGGCGAGCCGCATCGCTCGCGACATGCTGGCCGGCCGCACCTGGATCCCCGAGGTCGGCCATGCCACGCATTACCACGCGACCTATGTCCGGCCCTGGTGGGCCCGGTCGATGAACCGCCTGCAGCAGATCGGCGTGCACGTCTTCTACCGGCCGCGCCAGTGGGAGCCGCTGCCGCAGGTGCAGCTCGCCCGCGATCCCGGCCACGAGAGCTGA
- a CDS encoding putative GTPase/MT1543, translating into MPGQRAGGGRFHVKPLSLETLRGGGKRAIAEALAAIETRAGTAALAAFLDEACGAARGLTLGLTGPPGVGKSTLTNVLVQRWRGGGESVGVIAIDPSSRKTGGALLGDRARISTDPADRNVFVRSMAARDRLGGLSDQTVAAMVVMRAVFDRVLIESVGIGQSEADVGMVADTVVLCIQPGSGDSLQFMKAGVMELPDVIAVTKADMGEPARRAKADVEGALTLVARDADDWVAPVVLISSATGEGMDALAAAVESHRQWLGAARLAARRSAQEAQWVEEALRTRFGTAGLAAAGAAPAGAGPFAHEHAVTALLNARLGRP; encoded by the coding sequence ATGCCGGGGCAGCGCGCCGGCGGCGGACGCTTTCACGTGAAACCCTTGAGTCTTGAAACCCTGCGCGGCGGCGGCAAGCGCGCCATCGCCGAGGCCCTCGCCGCCATCGAGACGCGGGCTGGCACGGCGGCGCTCGCCGCCTTCCTGGACGAAGCCTGCGGTGCGGCCCGCGGCCTCACCCTCGGTCTCACCGGTCCGCCCGGCGTCGGCAAGTCGACGCTGACCAATGTGCTGGTGCAGCGCTGGCGCGGCGGCGGCGAGAGCGTCGGGGTCATCGCCATCGACCCCTCCTCGCGCAAGACCGGCGGCGCCCTGCTCGGCGACCGCGCCCGCATCTCGACCGATCCCGCGGACCGCAACGTCTTTGTCCGCTCCATGGCGGCGCGCGACCGCCTCGGCGGCCTGTCCGACCAGACGGTCGCAGCCATGGTGGTGATGCGCGCCGTGTTCGACCGGGTGCTGATCGAAAGCGTCGGCATCGGCCAGTCGGAGGCCGATGTCGGCATGGTCGCCGACACGGTGGTGCTGTGCATCCAGCCGGGGTCCGGCGACAGCCTGCAGTTCATGAAGGCCGGCGTCATGGAACTGCCCGACGTCATCGCCGTGACCAAGGCCGACATGGGCGAGCCGGCGCGGCGCGCCAAGGCCGATGTGGAGGGCGCGCTCACGCTCGTGGCGCGCGATGCGGACGACTGGGTGGCGCCGGTCGTGCTGATCTCCTCGGCGACCGGCGAGGGCATGGACGCGCTCGCGGCGGCGGTGGAAAGCCACCGGCAATGGCTCGGTGCTGCGCGGCTCGCTGCTCGCCGCAGCGCGCAGGAGGCGCAATGGGTCGAGGAGGCCCTGCGCACCCGTTTCGGCACGGCCGGGCTCGCGGCGGCCGGAGCGGCGCCGGCAGGCGCGGGCCCGTTTGCGCACGAACATGCGGTCACCGCCCTGCTCAATGCCCGCCTTGGCCGGCCCTGA
- the ppdK gene encoding Pyruvate, phosphate dikinase produces MTTWVYTFGDGKAEGQSSMRNLLGGKGANLAEMSNMGLPVPPGFTITTELCTWYYANGRSYPAELKSQVENGLVHIGKLTGKVFGDAANPLLVSVRSGARASMPGMMDTILNLGLNDVTVEALATQAGDQRFAYDSYRRFIQMYSNVVLEVDHHNFEEILEHYKEQKGLTLDTELSADDWKHLIGAYKAKVQEETGKAFPQDPHEQLWGAIGAVFSSWMNQRAITYRRLHQIPESWGTAVNVQAMVFGNMGETSATGVAFTRNPSTGAKELYGEFLINAQGEDVVAGIRTPQNITEAARIEAKSDKPSMETAMPEVYRQFIQVAETLERHYRDMQDLEFTVERNKLWMLQTRNGKRTAKASLRIAVELAAEGLITEAEAVSRVDPASLDQLLHPTIDPKAERRVLASGLPASPGAAQGEIVFNSDEAEAMKASGHKVILVRVETSPEDIHGMHAAEGILTTRGGMTSHAAVVARGMGKPCVSGAGSLRVDYAAATLTVAGTTLKKGDIVTIDGSTGQVLLGEVAMLQPELSGEFATLMGWADKARRLKVRTNADTPADARVAVKFGAEGIGLCRTEHMFFDEARIVAVREMILADDEKGRRQALAKLLPMQRSDFVELFEIMAGLPVTIRLLDPPLHEFLPHTDAEVAEVAAAMGADAKKLKARAEELHEVNPMLGFRGCRLAVAYPEIAEMQARAIFEAAAETARKGGKAVVPEVMVPLVATTAEFDLVKARIVAMADAVMKETGTKLDYIVGTMIELPRAALQAGKIAKTAEFFSFGTNDLTQTTFGISRDDAASFLNPYLAKGIIEVDPFISLDQDGVGELVSIATERGRATRPDIKLGICGEHGGDPASIHFCETVGLDYVSCSPFRVPIARLAAAQAALGKAAASQA; encoded by the coding sequence ATGACGACATGGGTCTACACCTTTGGCGACGGCAAGGCCGAAGGCCAGTCGAGCATGCGCAACCTTTTGGGCGGCAAGGGCGCGAACCTCGCGGAAATGTCCAATATGGGCCTGCCGGTCCCGCCCGGCTTCACCATCACCACCGAGCTCTGCACCTGGTATTACGCCAATGGCCGCAGCTATCCGGCCGAGCTGAAGTCCCAGGTCGAGAACGGCCTCGTCCATATCGGCAAGCTGACCGGCAAGGTCTTCGGCGATGCGGCCAATCCGCTGCTCGTCTCGGTCCGGTCCGGCGCCCGCGCCTCGATGCCGGGCATGATGGACACGATCCTCAATCTCGGCCTCAACGACGTCACCGTCGAGGCCTTGGCGACGCAGGCCGGCGATCAGCGCTTCGCCTATGACAGCTATCGCCGCTTCATCCAGATGTATTCCAACGTCGTGCTCGAGGTGGATCACCACAATTTCGAAGAGATCCTCGAGCACTACAAGGAGCAGAAGGGCCTCACCCTCGACACCGAGCTCTCGGCCGACGACTGGAAGCACCTCATCGGCGCCTACAAGGCGAAGGTCCAGGAAGAGACCGGCAAGGCCTTCCCGCAGGACCCGCACGAGCAGCTCTGGGGCGCCATCGGCGCCGTGTTCTCCTCCTGGATGAACCAGCGCGCCATCACCTATCGCCGCCTGCACCAGATCCCGGAGAGCTGGGGCACCGCGGTCAATGTCCAGGCCATGGTGTTCGGCAATATGGGCGAGACCTCGGCGACCGGCGTCGCCTTCACGCGCAATCCCTCGACCGGCGCCAAGGAGCTCTACGGCGAGTTCCTGATCAACGCCCAGGGCGAGGATGTCGTCGCCGGCATCCGCACGCCGCAGAACATCACCGAGGCCGCCCGCATCGAGGCCAAGTCCGACAAGCCGTCCATGGAGACGGCCATGCCGGAGGTCTACCGCCAGTTCATCCAGGTCGCCGAGACGCTGGAGCGGCACTACCGCGACATGCAGGACCTCGAATTCACGGTCGAGCGCAACAAGCTCTGGATGCTGCAGACCCGCAACGGCAAGCGCACCGCCAAGGCGAGCCTCAGGATCGCCGTCGAGCTCGCCGCCGAGGGCCTGATCACAGAGGCCGAGGCCGTCTCGCGCGTCGATCCCGCCTCCCTCGACCAGCTGCTGCACCCGACGATCGATCCGAAGGCCGAGCGGCGCGTGCTGGCCTCCGGCCTGCCGGCGTCCCCCGGCGCCGCCCAGGGCGAGATCGTCTTCAATTCCGACGAGGCCGAGGCCATGAAGGCGAGCGGCCACAAGGTGATCCTGGTCCGCGTCGAGACGAGCCCGGAAGACATTCACGGCATGCATGCCGCCGAGGGTATCCTGACCACCCGCGGCGGCATGACCTCGCACGCCGCCGTCGTCGCCCGCGGCATGGGCAAGCCCTGCGTTTCCGGCGCCGGCTCGCTGCGCGTCGACTATGCGGCCGCCACATTGACGGTTGCCGGCACCACGCTGAAGAAGGGCGACATCGTCACCATCGACGGCTCGACCGGCCAGGTCCTGCTCGGCGAGGTCGCCATGCTGCAGCCGGAACTGTCGGGCGAGTTCGCGACCCTCATGGGCTGGGCCGACAAGGCGCGGCGCCTGAAGGTGCGCACCAATGCCGACACGCCGGCGGATGCCCGCGTCGCGGTCAAGTTCGGTGCCGAGGGCATCGGGCTCTGCCGCACCGAGCACATGTTCTTCGACGAGGCGCGCATCGTCGCGGTGCGCGAGATGATCCTCGCCGACGACGAGAAGGGCCGGCGCCAGGCGCTCGCCAAGCTCCTGCCCATGCAGCGCTCCGACTTCGTCGAGCTGTTCGAGATCATGGCCGGCCTGCCGGTGACGATCCGTCTGCTCGACCCGCCGCTGCACGAGTTCCTGCCGCATACCGATGCCGAGGTCGCCGAGGTCGCCGCCGCCATGGGCGCGGACGCCAAGAAGCTGAAGGCCCGCGCCGAGGAGCTGCACGAGGTCAATCCGATGCTCGGCTTCCGCGGCTGCCGCCTGGCGGTCGCCTATCCGGAAATCGCCGAGATGCAGGCGCGCGCCATCTTCGAGGCGGCGGCCGAGACCGCCCGCAAGGGCGGCAAGGCCGTGGTGCCCGAGGTCATGGTGCCGCTGGTGGCGACGACGGCCGAGTTCGACCTCGTCAAGGCCCGCATCGTCGCCATGGCCGATGCGGTCATGAAGGAGACCGGCACCAAGCTCGACTATATCGTCGGCACCATGATCGAGCTGCCGCGCGCCGCGCTGCAGGCGGGCAAGATCGCGAAGACCGCCGAATTCTTCTCCTTCGGCACCAACGATCTGACCCAGACGACCTTCGGCATTTCGCGCGACGACGCGGCGAGCTTCCTCAACCCCTACCTCGCCAAGGGCATCATCGAGGTCGATCCGTTCATCTCGCTGGACCAGGACGGCGTCGGCGAGCTCGTCAGCATCGCCACCGAGCGTGGCCGGGCGACGCGGCCCGACATCAAGCTCGGCATCTGCGGCGAGCATGGCGGCGACCCGGCCTCGATCCATTTCTGCGAGACGGTCGGTCTCGACTATGTCTCCTGCTCGCCGTTCCGCGTGCCGATCGCCCGGCTCGCCGCCGCCCAGGCGGCGCTCGGCAAGGCCGCCGCGAGCCAGGCGTGA
- a CDS encoding Glycosyl transferase family 2 has product MLSVVIPTLNDERRLVRTLACLVPGAADGLIVEAILADGGSSDETEAVGDMAGCRQVQGPADRGARLAAAAATAKAPWLLFIAPGVVLDEGWIRETRGFLDQAARSGETGRRAAIFSHGVDGFGTAAQLAALKARLAFAAGFGPAASQALLIHAAHYRANGGHRPGQDSERALARRIGRRALSVLRTRATALAM; this is encoded by the coding sequence GTGCTAAGCGTGGTGATCCCGACCCTGAACGACGAGCGCCGGCTCGTCCGCACCCTCGCCTGCCTCGTACCAGGCGCCGCCGACGGCCTGATCGTCGAGGCGATCCTCGCCGATGGCGGCTCCAGCGACGAAACCGAGGCGGTCGGCGACATGGCCGGATGCCGCCAGGTCCAGGGACCGGCCGACCGCGGCGCCCGGCTTGCCGCGGCGGCGGCCACCGCCAAGGCGCCCTGGCTCCTGTTCATCGCACCCGGCGTCGTGCTGGACGAAGGCTGGATCCGCGAGACCAGGGGCTTTCTCGACCAGGCGGCCCGCAGCGGCGAAACCGGCCGGCGCGCCGCCATCTTCTCCCACGGCGTCGACGGTTTCGGCACGGCGGCACAGCTCGCGGCGCTCAAGGCCCGGCTCGCCTTCGCGGCCGGCTTCGGGCCGGCGGCGAGCCAGGCGCTGCTGATCCATGCCGCCCATTACCGGGCCAATGGCGGCCATCGGCCGGGACAGGACAGCGAACGGGCGCTCGCCCGCAGGATCGGCAGGCGGGCGCTGAGCGTGCTGAGAACCCGGGCAACCGCGCTTGCGATGTAG